A DNA window from Thermococcus sp. 4557 contains the following coding sequences:
- a CDS encoding aminotransferase class V-fold PLP-dependent enzyme yields the protein MRRTLFPALEKFKAYLNTASLGLMPSTVVLEATKLLNDVIEFKGEVNSVDYMDEVVLKPLLDEAAKLMRVSPENTGLSIQTTEGLRRILLALEPKKGGNIVSLDTEFPTLPALLRSYARRFNLELRVVKNRNGVHSLEEVEKAIDDDTFAVVLSSINWVTGQRLNLRELSGVAHEHGAWLIVDAVQHLGALRLFPEKEGVDALSAGSEKWLLSPDTGAGLIYVSDELLEEARPIRGLLNNEPPTGEWGPWWGLPEKDPWGELKPARGVKKLDFGGGPPYLVAAAFTASLRLINELGIEEIERHNLRLAGRIRDEVLSAGLEVFAEGSSIVTIKTGLSYEEEGRLHEKLTAEGISVSHRGVLGHYGIRASPHLYNTPEDIETFLESLFGAMG from the coding sequence ATGAGGAGGACTCTGTTTCCGGCACTGGAGAAGTTCAAGGCTTATCTAAACACCGCGAGCCTCGGTCTGATGCCTTCAACCGTGGTTCTCGAGGCAACAAAGCTTCTCAACGACGTTATCGAGTTCAAAGGGGAGGTTAACTCGGTCGACTACATGGACGAGGTAGTTCTGAAGCCGCTGTTGGACGAGGCGGCGAAACTTATGAGGGTTAGTCCTGAAAACACCGGCCTCTCAATACAGACCACGGAGGGTCTGAGGAGAATCCTGCTGGCACTGGAACCCAAGAAGGGAGGGAACATCGTCTCTCTGGACACCGAGTTTCCGACGCTCCCGGCGCTCCTCAGGAGCTACGCAAGGCGTTTTAACCTCGAGCTGCGCGTTGTGAAGAACAGGAACGGGGTTCACAGCCTTGAGGAGGTCGAGAAGGCCATAGACGACGACACCTTTGCGGTGGTCTTAAGCTCCATCAACTGGGTCACAGGGCAGCGGCTCAACCTGAGAGAGCTTTCAGGGGTTGCCCACGAACACGGCGCCTGGCTGATAGTTGATGCAGTCCAGCACCTTGGAGCCCTGAGACTGTTCCCTGAGAAGGAGGGCGTTGATGCGCTTTCAGCGGGCTCTGAGAAGTGGCTCCTCAGCCCGGACACGGGGGCCGGCCTGATATACGTCTCCGACGAGCTCTTAGAGGAGGCCAGGCCGATAAGGGGACTGCTCAACAATGAGCCGCCAACGGGTGAATGGGGACCGTGGTGGGGCCTACCGGAGAAGGACCCCTGGGGGGAGCTGAAGCCTGCTAGGGGCGTCAAAAAGCTCGACTTCGGCGGTGGGCCGCCCTACCTCGTTGCGGCTGCCTTCACCGCCTCGCTGAGGCTGATAAACGAGCTGGGCATCGAGGAGATAGAGCGCCACAACCTCAGGTTAGCTGGCAGGATAAGGGACGAGGTTTTAAGTGCGGGCCTTGAGGTCTTCGCGGAGGGTTCATCGATAGTCACGATAAAGACGGGCCTAAGCTACGAGGAAGAGGGGAGACTGCACGAGAAGCTCACCGCGGAGGGAATCTCGGTCAGCCACCGCGGCGTTCTCGGTCACTACGGGATACGGGCCTCACCGCACCTGTACAACACGCCCGAGGACATCGAGACCTTCCTCGAATCGCTGTTCGGGGCTATGGGCTGA
- a CDS encoding DUF5646 family protein: protein MEGVETKTVEYVAKELERLKKELQYLEAMLLPEENDELSEEELKELLREARDDSIEWKRLEDLPEPRE from the coding sequence ATGGAAGGGGTCGAGACAAAGACCGTTGAATACGTCGCAAAGGAACTGGAGAGGCTGAAAAAAGAGTTGCAGTACCTTGAGGCCATGCTTCTCCCGGAAGAGAACGACGAACTGAGCGAGGAGGAGCTTAAGGAGCTGCTCAGAGAAGCCAGGGACGATTCCATCGAGTGGAAGAGGCTTGAAGACCTACCGGAACCGAGGGAGTGA
- a CDS encoding type II toxin-antitoxin system RelE/ParE family toxin — protein sequence MGFRVEVHPRVVKAMKSLPPAHYERIHTLLKVLREEPVPAGIYDVKKLKGTGDLALYRVRAGEYRLIYAVDWKRDLVRVLRLESRGRAYK from the coding sequence ATGGGCTTCAGGGTTGAGGTTCACCCCAGGGTTGTAAAGGCCATGAAGTCCCTTCCTCCGGCCCATTACGAGAGGATTCACACCCTTCTAAAAGTCCTGAGGGAAGAACCGGTTCCCGCCGGAATCTACGACGTGAAGAAGCTGAAGGGGACTGGAGACCTCGCCCTTTACAGGGTCAGGGCTGGGGAGTACCGGCTGATTTACGCCGTGGACTGGAAGCGCGACCTCGTCAGGGTTCTGAGGCTGGAGTCCCGTGGAAGGGCTTATAAGTGA
- a CDS encoding NAD(P)-binding protein gives MVKIIVNGKELDAPEGKPLIDFLREITHIPGFCYSGEIDPYGSCRLCLVSTKRGVTTSCTLRPMEGLELETLTDEVVSMRKTALELILSDHYGDCIGPCQDACPAHSDVQGYLALIAMGKYHEAVKLMKEKYILPAVLGRVCPAFCEDACRRNLVEEPLAIRQLKRYAADYDLEHGPWMPEIPPSTGKRIAVVGGGPAGLACAYYLRTMGHEVTIIEAMPELGGMTRYGIPPYRLPRDVLDRDIATVINTGIEVKTNTALGRDVTLEELREKYDAVFLGVGAWRSRKMGIPGEELEGVMHGIEFLRKVNMGERVELGERVIVVGGGNTAMDVARTALRLGAKVTVVYRRSKAEMPANEREVEEAMEEGVEFMFLTNPVKIIGDGRVEEVELIKMRLGEPDSSGRRRPIPIEGSEFKVKADNVILAIGQYCDEEFLKSLGIEARRGKALVDEVTLQTSVPGVFAGGDLVLGPSTVIESIATGRRAAIMIDLYLKGKLEKAKAVLTEPEKHIEEVLSDDDLYRVLFDLRPYNHWKKVTEKDYEHVERKPRAKVKLLDPEKRKRTFEEVEPALTEEQVLEEAKRCMSCGCMEVFRCKLREYATLYGAEQYAFEGEQNKFEIDESHPWVTLDNNKCVLCGQCVNFTHEIAGEGVLDYLFRGFKTRISPPLGESLGDMEGRFIGEMIDLCPVGAITEKLPFVKPGPWKTKPVKTVCNGCSFACEMNVEVYDGMLVRASRVEGSWNSHLCDYCRFSRPWAEDLTGPLLNGEPVSWEEAKRFIAERSYALILTPELTNEEIARLKAFAEEKGIPVGSTVSGGISTATLDEVRNAKRVLLRADPEKFPLLKILLKGKEIVEEGYDVAILDGGEPLDVPTLILHEGVNAAGLLKAGITGIPESEAYIVIGRPVENLRGDVLVVPAGVWAEKSGTVTNAFGMELKMERAREGYSPLELFS, from the coding sequence ATGGTCAAAATCATTGTCAACGGAAAGGAACTCGATGCCCCTGAGGGGAAGCCGCTCATAGACTTCCTCCGTGAAATAACCCACATCCCCGGCTTCTGCTACAGTGGCGAAATTGACCCCTACGGCTCCTGCCGCTTATGCCTCGTCTCCACCAAGAGGGGAGTCACCACCTCGTGCACCCTCAGGCCGATGGAGGGGCTTGAGTTAGAGACCCTCACCGACGAAGTCGTTTCGATGAGGAAGACGGCACTTGAGCTCATACTCTCGGACCACTACGGCGACTGTATCGGCCCCTGTCAGGATGCCTGTCCGGCCCACAGCGACGTTCAGGGATACCTCGCACTCATAGCGATGGGCAAGTACCACGAGGCGGTCAAGCTGATGAAGGAGAAGTACATCCTCCCGGCTGTCCTCGGAAGGGTCTGCCCGGCCTTCTGTGAGGACGCCTGCCGGAGGAACCTCGTGGAGGAGCCCCTCGCGATAAGGCAGCTGAAGAGATACGCGGCCGACTACGACCTCGAACACGGCCCGTGGATGCCTGAGATTCCGCCCTCAACCGGAAAGAGGATAGCCGTCGTCGGAGGAGGGCCGGCCGGCCTTGCCTGCGCCTACTACCTCAGGACGATGGGACACGAGGTTACCATAATCGAGGCGATGCCGGAGCTCGGTGGAATGACCCGTTACGGCATTCCGCCCTACAGGCTGCCGAGGGACGTTTTGGACAGAGACATAGCGACCGTAATCAACACGGGAATAGAGGTGAAAACCAACACCGCCCTCGGAAGGGACGTGACCCTTGAGGAGCTCCGCGAGAAGTATGATGCCGTCTTCCTCGGCGTCGGTGCCTGGAGAAGCAGGAAAATGGGGATTCCGGGCGAGGAGCTTGAAGGCGTCATGCACGGCATAGAGTTCCTCAGGAAGGTCAACATGGGCGAGAGGGTCGAGCTCGGGGAGCGCGTCATAGTCGTCGGCGGCGGAAACACGGCCATGGACGTTGCAAGGACGGCTCTGAGGCTTGGTGCAAAGGTTACCGTCGTTTACCGCCGGTCGAAGGCTGAGATGCCCGCCAACGAACGCGAAGTGGAAGAGGCCATGGAGGAAGGCGTTGAGTTCATGTTCCTCACCAACCCGGTGAAGATTATCGGAGACGGGAGGGTCGAGGAGGTAGAGCTCATCAAGATGCGCCTCGGCGAGCCAGATTCAAGCGGAAGGAGAAGGCCGATACCGATTGAGGGCTCGGAGTTCAAAGTCAAAGCGGACAATGTTATCCTCGCCATAGGCCAGTACTGCGACGAGGAGTTCCTGAAGAGCCTTGGCATCGAGGCGAGGCGTGGAAAGGCCCTCGTTGATGAGGTGACGCTCCAGACGAGTGTTCCCGGTGTCTTCGCCGGCGGCGACCTCGTCCTCGGGCCATCAACGGTTATCGAGAGCATAGCCACCGGAAGAAGGGCCGCGATAATGATAGACCTCTACCTCAAGGGCAAGCTGGAGAAGGCCAAAGCCGTTCTCACCGAACCCGAGAAGCACATCGAGGAAGTATTAAGCGACGACGACCTGTATAGAGTTCTTTTCGACCTCAGACCCTACAACCACTGGAAGAAAGTAACCGAGAAGGACTATGAGCATGTCGAAAGAAAGCCGAGGGCGAAGGTGAAGCTCCTCGATCCGGAAAAGAGGAAGAGAACCTTCGAGGAGGTCGAGCCGGCCCTAACCGAGGAGCAGGTTCTTGAAGAAGCGAAGCGCTGTATGAGCTGCGGCTGTATGGAAGTCTTCCGGTGTAAGCTGAGGGAGTACGCCACGCTCTACGGTGCTGAGCAGTACGCCTTCGAGGGCGAGCAGAACAAGTTCGAGATAGACGAGAGCCACCCTTGGGTGACGCTCGACAACAACAAGTGCGTCCTCTGTGGCCAGTGCGTCAACTTCACCCATGAGATAGCCGGAGAGGGAGTGCTGGACTACCTGTTCCGTGGATTCAAGACGAGGATCTCGCCGCCACTTGGGGAGAGCCTCGGGGACATGGAGGGCAGGTTCATCGGGGAGATGATAGACCTATGTCCGGTTGGGGCAATAACCGAGAAGCTTCCCTTCGTCAAGCCCGGGCCCTGGAAGACGAAGCCCGTCAAAACCGTTTGCAACGGCTGTTCCTTCGCCTGCGAGATGAACGTGGAGGTCTACGACGGCATGCTCGTGAGGGCTTCGAGGGTGGAAGGTTCTTGGAACAGCCACCTCTGCGACTACTGCAGGTTTTCCAGACCATGGGCCGAAGACCTTACCGGCCCGCTTCTCAATGGCGAACCAGTGAGCTGGGAGGAGGCCAAGCGCTTTATAGCTGAGAGGAGCTACGCCCTGATTTTAACGCCGGAGCTGACGAATGAAGAAATCGCCCGGCTCAAGGCCTTCGCTGAGGAGAAGGGCATCCCAGTAGGCTCCACCGTGAGCGGAGGTATCTCCACGGCCACGCTGGACGAGGTAAGGAACGCCAAGCGCGTCCTCCTCAGGGCAGACCCGGAGAAGTTCCCACTCCTCAAGATACTCCTGAAGGGCAAGGAAATCGTCGAGGAGGGCTACGACGTTGCGATACTTGATGGGGGAGAGCCGCTCGACGTTCCAACGCTGATCCTCCATGAGGGGGTCAATGCCGCTGGACTGCTGAAGGCCGGAATAACGGGAATTCCGGAGAGCGAGGCCTACATCGTTATCGGAAGGCCTGTGGAGAACCTGAGGGGCGACGTCCTCGTGGTTCCCGCCGGGGTGTGGGCCGAAAAGAGCGGAACCGTCACCAACGCCTTCGGAATGGAGCTGAAAATGGAGAGGGCGAGGGAAGGCTACTCGCCGCTGGAGCTTTTCTCGTGA
- the nuoF gene encoding NADH-quinone oxidoreductase subunit NuoF: protein MSEIKAIAVGMNSCGIAAGARETYEAIKAELEKRNLDVELKIVGCVGMCYREPLVDIITDDEIITYGHVDPKKVPRIIEEHVVNGKPIEEWVVKRDWWENGERKTWDVDGYFSKQRKIVLENSGYIDPENIEEYIAAGGYEALKKALKMKPEEIIDVITKSGLRGRGGAGFPTGLKWKFAREAKGDVKYIVCNADEGDPGAFMDRNVLEGDPHRVIEGMIIGAYAIGATKGFIYVRAEYPLAIRRLKIALKQARERGFLGENILGSGFSFDIAIKEGAGAFVCGEETALIASIEGKRGMPRPRPPYPAQKGLWGKPTNINNVETWANVPWIIKHGPEAYASIGTEKSKGTKVFALSGKIKHGGNVEVPMGMTLREILYEIGGGTKTGKKIKAVQLGGPSGGCIPEYLFDTPVDYESVNATGAIMGSGGMVVMDEDTCMVDVAKFFLDFTVKESCGKCTFCRLGTKRMWEILDKFTRGEATEEDLEKLERLAYQVKAGSLCGLGQTAPNPVLTTIRYFRDEYLAHIQGKCPAKVCKPLIKYVIIADRCTGCTACAIFCPVKAIEGEKLKPHVIDQSACIKCGTCYEVCRFNAIEIVDAGGE, encoded by the coding sequence ATGTCTGAAATCAAAGCTATAGCGGTCGGCATGAACTCCTGTGGAATAGCGGCGGGCGCGAGGGAAACCTACGAGGCCATAAAGGCCGAGCTTGAGAAGAGAAACCTCGACGTGGAGCTCAAGATAGTCGGCTGCGTCGGCATGTGCTACCGCGAGCCCCTCGTGGACATCATCACCGATGATGAGATAATCACCTACGGCCACGTTGACCCCAAGAAGGTCCCCAGGATCATAGAGGAGCACGTGGTTAACGGAAAGCCCATAGAAGAGTGGGTCGTTAAGAGGGACTGGTGGGAGAACGGTGAGAGGAAGACGTGGGACGTTGACGGCTACTTCTCCAAGCAGAGGAAGATAGTGCTTGAAAACTCCGGCTACATAGACCCCGAGAACATCGAGGAGTACATCGCCGCTGGAGGCTACGAGGCGCTGAAAAAGGCCCTCAAAATGAAGCCCGAGGAGATAATAGACGTCATCACCAAGTCCGGGCTTCGCGGAAGGGGCGGTGCGGGATTCCCCACCGGTCTGAAGTGGAAGTTCGCGAGGGAAGCCAAGGGAGACGTGAAGTATATAGTCTGCAATGCCGACGAAGGAGACCCCGGAGCCTTCATGGACAGGAACGTCCTGGAGGGCGACCCGCACCGCGTCATTGAGGGCATGATAATCGGTGCATACGCGATTGGAGCGACGAAGGGCTTTATCTACGTCCGTGCCGAGTACCCGCTGGCCATAAGGAGGCTGAAGATAGCGCTGAAGCAGGCGCGCGAGAGGGGCTTCCTCGGTGAGAACATCCTTGGTTCTGGCTTCTCCTTCGACATCGCCATCAAGGAAGGTGCCGGAGCGTTCGTCTGCGGTGAGGAGACTGCCCTCATAGCTTCCATAGAGGGCAAGCGCGGAATGCCAAGGCCGAGGCCGCCCTATCCGGCCCAGAAGGGCCTCTGGGGCAAGCCCACCAACATCAACAACGTGGAAACGTGGGCGAACGTGCCGTGGATAATCAAACACGGCCCGGAGGCCTACGCCTCGATAGGAACCGAGAAGAGCAAGGGAACGAAGGTCTTTGCCCTCTCGGGCAAGATAAAGCACGGCGGAAACGTTGAGGTTCCGATGGGAATGACGCTGAGGGAGATACTCTACGAGATAGGCGGTGGGACGAAGACGGGTAAGAAGATTAAGGCCGTCCAGCTCGGCGGCCCCTCCGGAGGCTGCATTCCCGAATATCTCTTCGACACGCCCGTTGACTACGAGAGCGTGAACGCGACCGGTGCGATAATGGGGAGCGGTGGGATGGTCGTCATGGACGAGGACACCTGTATGGTTGACGTCGCCAAGTTCTTCCTCGACTTCACCGTGAAGGAATCCTGCGGAAAGTGCACCTTCTGCCGTTTAGGCACTAAAAGGATGTGGGAGATACTCGACAAGTTCACCAGGGGTGAGGCAACGGAGGAAGACCTCGAAAAGCTCGAACGGCTCGCCTATCAGGTCAAAGCCGGTTCGCTCTGCGGCCTCGGGCAGACCGCCCCGAATCCCGTTCTAACGACCATCCGCTACTTCAGGGACGAATACCTTGCCCATATCCAAGGAAAATGCCCCGCTAAGGTCTGCAAGCCGCTCATCAAGTACGTCATTATCGCAGACAGGTGCACCGGCTGTACGGCATGCGCCATATTCTGCCCGGTGAAAGCTATCGAAGGCGAGAAGCTCAAACCCCACGTCATTGACCAGTCTGCCTGCATCAAGTGCGGGACCTGCTACGAGGTGTGCCGGTTCAACGCCATAGAGATAGTTGATGCGGGGGGTGAGTGA
- the nuoE gene encoding NADH-quinone oxidoreductase subunit NuoE, whose amino-acid sequence MEASFDYIRSYPPEPSSLIPLLQRTQERFGYLPREALEEIANYLGVPLSRVYGVATFYAQFRFEPLGKYVVKICHGTACHVNGAVNISQAITEELGIEEGQTTEDGLVTLERVACLGCCSLAPVIMINDKVFGKLTPDKVRKLMRKLREGKLDV is encoded by the coding sequence ATGGAAGCCTCGTTCGATTACATACGCTCTTATCCGCCGGAACCGAGTTCCCTAATCCCTCTTCTTCAGAGAACCCAGGAGCGCTTCGGTTACCTTCCAAGAGAAGCCCTTGAGGAGATAGCGAACTACCTTGGTGTCCCTCTCAGCAGGGTTTACGGTGTCGCCACCTTCTACGCCCAGTTCCGCTTCGAGCCCCTCGGGAAGTACGTCGTCAAAATCTGCCACGGAACGGCCTGCCACGTAAACGGCGCCGTAAACATATCCCAGGCCATAACCGAGGAGCTTGGAATTGAAGAGGGACAGACAACGGAGGACGGCCTCGTAACGCTGGAACGCGTCGCCTGTCTCGGATGCTGCAGCCTGGCACCGGTCATAATGATAAACGACAAGGTCTTCGGCAAGCTCACGCCCGATAAAGTCAGGAAACTTATGAGAAAGCTCAGGGAGGGGAAGCTCGATGTCTGA
- the shyB gene encoding NAD(P)-dependent hydrogenase/sulfhydrogenase 2 subunit beta has product MRYIKLPSENFGKFFKSLGEWGTLYAPVKKGDIYSFQEVHDPAEIALDYTRTMLPPKKFFFRPKEAILRLKNGRWEEEIEAEPTVLFGLHSCDIHGLKILDKVYLNEPADPYYKSRREKTLIIGISCMPDEYCFCKSLGTHFAMEGFDLFLHELPDGWLVRIGSVRGHEMAWENSELFEEVTDEDLANFKEFEEKRAKAFQKELPQEGLADMLDLAYNSPVWKKYAEVCLACGNCNMVCPTCRCYEVCDSWMDAYSSVRERRYDSCFMENHGLVAGGHNFRPTRLDRFRHRYYCKSYFDPTAGYNCVGCGRCDEFCPAKIEHVKVLEEVRGSLQ; this is encoded by the coding sequence TTGAGATATATAAAATTACCCTCCGAAAACTTTGGGAAGTTCTTCAAGTCCCTTGGGGAATGGGGTACCCTGTATGCCCCGGTAAAAAAGGGTGACATCTATTCTTTCCAGGAAGTCCACGACCCGGCGGAGATAGCGCTGGACTACACCAGGACCATGCTTCCGCCGAAGAAGTTCTTCTTCAGGCCAAAGGAGGCTATTCTCAGGCTGAAGAACGGCCGCTGGGAAGAAGAAATCGAAGCAGAACCGACGGTTCTCTTTGGACTCCATTCCTGTGATATCCACGGTCTTAAGATACTCGACAAGGTGTACCTCAACGAGCCGGCCGACCCGTACTACAAGAGCCGGCGCGAGAAGACCCTGATAATAGGGATAAGCTGCATGCCCGACGAGTACTGCTTCTGCAAGAGCCTCGGCACGCACTTCGCCATGGAGGGCTTCGACCTGTTCCTGCACGAATTGCCCGACGGCTGGCTGGTCAGAATCGGGAGCGTCCGCGGCCACGAGATGGCCTGGGAAAACAGCGAGCTGTTCGAAGAGGTGACCGACGAGGACCTCGCCAACTTCAAGGAGTTCGAGGAGAAGCGCGCGAAAGCCTTCCAGAAGGAGCTCCCACAGGAAGGCCTCGCCGATATGCTCGATTTAGCGTACAACAGCCCGGTGTGGAAGAAGTACGCCGAGGTATGCCTCGCCTGCGGCAACTGCAACATGGTCTGTCCGACGTGCCGCTGCTACGAGGTCTGCGACAGCTGGATGGACGCATACAGCTCGGTGCGCGAGAGGCGCTACGACTCGTGCTTCATGGAGAACCATGGACTCGTCGCTGGAGGCCATAACTTCAGGCCTACCCGTTTAGACCGCTTCAGGCACCGCTATTACTGCAAGAGCTACTTTGACCCCACTGCCGGCTACAACTGCGTCGGCTGTGGAAGATGCGACGAGTTCTGCCCGGCGAAGATAGAGCATGTTAAGGTTCTTGAGGAGGTAAGGGGGTCCCTGCAATGA
- the shyC gene encoding NAD(P)-dependent hydrogenase/sulfhydrogenase 2 subunit gamma yields the protein MSENPYQTYDARILEVKDLTSREKLFTLRFLDPEVEAKFDFKPGQFVIVDIRGFGEFPISICSSPTRKGYFQLCIRKVGRMTKFVHKMNEGDVVGIRGPYGNGFPMEKMEGSNLILVAGGLGMAPLRSVLWYAIDTGKYENVWLLYGTKAYEDILFRDEIIHLLKHGEAMNCSVKLAYEVESPSCIYLEQGFSDRVCKGVVTDLFRGEEFDVNNTYALICGPPVMYKFVIRELLDRKLSPGRIYMTLERRMRCGVGKCGHCVVGTSVSMKYICQDGPVFTYWDALSTRGLI from the coding sequence ATGAGCGAGAACCCGTACCAGACGTATGACGCAAGGATTCTCGAAGTGAAGGACTTAACGTCGAGGGAGAAGCTCTTCACACTGCGCTTCCTCGACCCCGAGGTTGAGGCCAAGTTCGACTTCAAGCCGGGACAGTTCGTCATCGTCGACATCCGCGGCTTCGGAGAGTTCCCGATAAGCATCTGCTCCTCACCCACGAGGAAGGGCTACTTCCAGCTCTGCATCAGAAAGGTTGGCAGGATGACCAAGTTCGTCCACAAGATGAATGAAGGGGACGTCGTGGGAATCCGCGGGCCCTACGGAAACGGATTCCCCATGGAGAAGATGGAGGGCTCAAACCTAATCCTTGTCGCGGGCGGTCTCGGAATGGCACCCCTCCGCTCGGTGCTCTGGTACGCCATCGACACCGGCAAGTACGAGAACGTCTGGCTGCTCTACGGAACCAAGGCCTACGAGGACATACTCTTCCGGGACGAGATAATACACCTCCTCAAGCACGGCGAGGCCATGAACTGCTCGGTAAAGCTTGCCTATGAAGTTGAGAGCCCCTCGTGCATCTACCTCGAACAGGGCTTCTCGGACAGGGTATGCAAGGGTGTCGTCACCGACCTCTTCAGGGGCGAGGAGTTCGACGTAAACAACACCTACGCCCTAATCTGCGGCCCGCCGGTCATGTACAAGTTTGTCATAAGGGAGCTTTTGGATAGAAAGCTCTCACCGGGCAGGATTTACATGACCCTGGAGAGGCGCATGCGCTGCGGTGTCGGCAAGTGCGGCCACTGCGTCGTCGGAACCAGCGTCTCCATGAAGTACATCTGCCAGGACGGCCCGGTCTTCACCTACTGGGACGCTCTCTCCACAAGGGGGTTGATATGA
- the shyD gene encoding NAD(P)-dependent hydrogenase/sulfhydrogenase 2 subunit delta: protein MMDKLRLGVFELTDCGGCALNILFLYEKLFDLLEFYEITEFHMATSLSEENHYDVALVTGTVSTQRDLNLLKEARNHSEYLIALGTCATHGSVQGSVELPIREKLKAVYGDDGNPMRALDSKPVVEYVAVDFALPGCPYDKNEVYQVLMDIAKGIEPVRKDYPVCVECKLNEYECVLVKKGLPCLGPITYGGCNAACIRSGLGCIGCRGPLPGEVNPASEYEILKDLGYDDEYIIRKFKTFARWEP, encoded by the coding sequence ATGATGGACAAGCTCAGGCTGGGGGTTTTCGAGCTTACCGACTGCGGCGGCTGTGCCCTCAACATACTCTTCCTATACGAGAAGCTCTTCGACCTCCTCGAATTCTACGAGATAACCGAGTTCCACATGGCGACGAGTCTCAGCGAGGAGAACCACTACGACGTCGCCCTCGTAACCGGAACCGTCTCGACCCAGCGCGACCTGAACCTGCTAAAAGAGGCAAGAAATCACTCCGAATACCTCATAGCCCTCGGAACCTGCGCAACCCATGGCTCGGTTCAGGGGAGCGTCGAACTCCCCATCAGGGAGAAGCTGAAGGCTGTCTACGGGGACGATGGCAACCCAATGCGCGCCCTCGACTCCAAGCCGGTCGTCGAATACGTAGCCGTTGATTTCGCCCTGCCCGGCTGCCCGTACGACAAAAACGAGGTCTACCAGGTGCTCATGGACATAGCCAAGGGCATCGAGCCCGTCAGGAAGGACTACCCTGTCTGTGTGGAATGCAAGCTCAACGAGTACGAGTGCGTGCTGGTAAAGAAAGGCCTTCCCTGCCTCGGCCCGATAACCTACGGCGGCTGCAACGCGGCCTGCATCCGCTCCGGCCTTGGCTGTATAGGCTGCCGCGGACCGCTACCCGGGGAAGTGAATCCAGCCAGCGAGTACGAGATACTCAAGGACCTCGGCTACGATGACGAGTACATCATAAGGAAGTTCAAGACCTTCGCGAGGTGGGAGCCATGA